In the genome of Apostichopus japonicus isolate 1M-3 chromosome 15, ASM3797524v1, whole genome shotgun sequence, one region contains:
- the LOC139980792 gene encoding amyloid protein-binding protein 2-like: protein MAIVASELHWVPETLYNASVSCIVVNFKKYRRELPQLPRNVQFDVYYKLYKQGNLCQLAMEFSDLGQFEVVLKASHVRNKRNLLHHCFQALMDHGMNLATILSDAFSSRATLLQSDQRVEQERGLHLGLLLGDFLSEAGWFLQAEKTYNSCLKICEQYEDNQSLARVFECCTRLIHVQTSNCRYTEAEASYQLGTKILHQLQNSGLKIGASVLEAEKCALLFSRSHYDEAYQYCLRSLHAMNSSSPIHSIINVLRTASKACVVKREFKKAELLIRHAVSLVREHCGTRHPKYSDVLLDFGFYLLNVDSIIQCTAVYQQALDIRLAAFGGQNLHVAVAHEDLAYASYVHQYSSGRFRDAKDHAEKAISIITQILPDDHLLLASSRRVKALILEELAIDSDDKQRESKLLQEAHDLHSSSLNLAIKAFGEFNVQTAKHYGNLGRLYQSMKKYKEAEKMHLKAIEIKENLLGEDDYEVALSVGHLASLYNYDMALFEKAEKLYLRSISIGKKLFGPGYSGLEYDYRGLTRLYAKTSNFEKVMQYHNILTQWSQMREKTSGPVDILEYLANCHSENTTMEIVDTFFKMDSHQSCIGSGPSRDDAKRPAVK, encoded by the exons ATGGCGATTGTCGCAAGTGAACTTCATTGGGTTCCCGAAACTTTATATAATGCTTCTGTTTCATGTATCGTAGTTAACTTTAAGAAATACAGGAGAGAACTTCCACAATTGCCTCGTAATGTGCAATTTGATGTTTATTACAAG CTGTATAAACAGGGCAATCTCTGCCAACTGGCTATGGAATTTAGTGACCTAGGTCAATTTGAAGTAGTCTTGAAAGCTTCTCATGTCAGAAATAAAAG GAATCTACTTCATCACTGTTTCCAAGCATTAATGGACCACGGTATGAATCTGGCCACCATCCTCTCCGATGCTTTTAGTTCTCGTGCTACTCTCCTGCAGAGTGACCAGCGGGTTGAACAAGAGAGGGGCTTACACTTAGGGCTTCTACTGG GCGACTTTTTATCCGAGGCTGGCTGGTTCCTTCAAGCGGAGAAGACGTACAACTCCTGTCTGAAGATCTGTGAGCAGTATGAGGACAACCAGAGCTTGGCTCGAGTATTTGAATGCTGTACACG CTTAATCCACGTACAGACGTCAAATTGTAGATATACAGAAGCTGAGGCCTCGTACCAGCTAGGTACAAAAATCTTGCATCAGTTGCAGAACTCGGGATTAAAGATCGGAGCATCTGTCCTGGAAGCTGAGAAATGTGCTCTTCTCTTTTCAAGAAGCCATTATGATGAG GCTTACCAATACTGTCTGCGATCTCTACATGCCATGAATAGCTCCTCACCAATACACAGTATCATTAACGTCTTGAGAACAGCGTCCAAAGCGTGTGTTGTCAAACGAGAATTTAAAAAGGCGGAACTTCTCATACGGCATGCGGTGTCTCTAGTGCG AGAACATTGCGGAACGAGGCATCCTAAATATTCTGACGTTCTCTTAGACTTTGGCTTTTACTTACTCAACGTAGACTCTATCATACAATGCACAGCCGTATATCAA CAAGCACTCGATATAAGGTTGGCAGCTTTCGGTGGTCAGAATCTGCATGTGGCCGTGGCACATGAGGATCTGGCCTACGCATCTTATGTGCACCAGTACAGCTCAGGAAGGTTCCGAGATGCCAA AGACCATGCTGAGAAAGCTATCTCCATAATCACACAAATCCTCCCTGACGACCATCTCCTGCTTGCGTCCTCCAGAAGGGTCAAAG CTTTAATACTGGAGGAGTTAGCCATCGACTCGGACGATAAACAGAGGGAAAGCAAACTACTTCAGGAGGCCCACGACCTGCACTCATCATCACTCAATCTTGCCATCAAAGCGTTCGGAGAGTTTAACGTTCAGACTGCAAAGCATTATGGGAACTTAGGTAGACTTTATCAGTCCATGAAGAAATACAAG GAAGCCGAGAAGATGCATTTGAAAGCGATTGAGATCAAGGAAAATCTGCTCGGCGAGGACGATTACGAGGTCGCTCTATCTGTCGGCCATCTTGCGTCCCTCTACAACTATGACATGGCACTGTTTGAAAAAGCAGAGAAACTCTACCTGCGGTCAATCAGCATCG GTAAGAAACTGTTCGGTCCAGGCTACAGCGGACTGGAGTACGACTACAGAGGTCTAACGAGACTGTACGCCAAGACGAGTAACTTTGAGAAGGTCATGCAATACCACAACATACTGACCCAGTGGAGCCAAATGAGGGAGAAGACCTCGGGCCCGGTCGACATACTAGAGTACCTCGCCAACTGTCACAGTGAAAATACCACCATGGAAATCGTGGACACGTTTTTCAAGATGGACTCGCATCAGTCTTGCATCGGATCCGGTCCGAGTCGCGATGACGCAAAGCGTCCGGCGGTCAAGTAA